From a region of the Chrysemys picta bellii isolate R12L10 chromosome 7, ASM1138683v2, whole genome shotgun sequence genome:
- the MUSTN1 gene encoding musculoskeletal embryonic nuclear protein 1, whose protein sequence is MSQAAPVKKKRPPVKEEDLKGARGKLSTNQQIKSKTYQVMKQCEQEGSVAPSIFSRDRTGVETAFEKPKEEPPKSVFG, encoded by the exons ATGTCGCAG GCAGCCCCCGTGAAAAAGAAGCGTCCTCCAGTGAAGGAGGAAGATCTCAAAGGGGCTAGAGGAAAGCTCTCCACCAACCAGCAAATTAAATCCAAAACCTACCAAGTCATGAAGCAATGTG AACAAGAGGGCTCTGTGGCACCTTCCATATTCAGTCGAGATCGGACAGGAGTTGAAACAGCCTTTGAGAAGCCTAAAGAAGAACCACCGAAGAGTGTCTTTGGCTGA